Proteins from a genomic interval of Desulfovibrio litoralis DSM 11393:
- a CDS encoding methyl-accepting chemotaxis protein: MATSFGINKKIGLIFFALLLVIMFMAGLFIVNSKNLSQSIERNNTAQEIIKNVLGREIDHLRWVNSVQEYVFNNDKKTLSVQQDPHKCAFGVWYYGEGRKEAEKLFPELIPLLKNIEAYHSAMHQSVPTIIKFHEAGDTVQSVKTFEDITLKNLSGLREIFTKIRNILQTESNKTLETLAKTTKNSLNITYIGVAFAIVLAGIFWLIMSKIITKPIIQLSTFVNNFSAGKDTLPLELNRGDEIGILSTGLNNMVDNITTMLKSAEEKNKEVQMHLEHAKTATEKANQALLEAEKAKKEGMQQAADSLENIVEQANNTAHILAEKVIQAHKGSELQCIKLAESSSAMHEMTSTVIEVSRNASLASNSASETRQNADKGSSIVDATIKAIYEVSQKAQVMSQEMNVLGEQAQGIGQIMTVITDIADQTNLLALNAAIEAARAGEAGRGFAVVADEVRKLAEKTMAATKQVGDVIREIQKSTTNNIQTMSEAGVVVMKSSDLAKEAGQALVDIVKIAEATSDKVLSIATASEEQSQASEEINQGMSAIHRFANENTELMVDATKLVEELSQLNESISSLVTEFKKS; encoded by the coding sequence ATGGCAACAAGTTTTGGCATTAATAAAAAAATAGGCCTTATCTTCTTTGCATTATTACTAGTTATAATGTTTATGGCAGGTCTTTTTATTGTAAACAGTAAAAACTTATCTCAAAGCATAGAACGCAATAATACCGCACAAGAAATTATTAAAAACGTTCTCGGAAGAGAAATAGACCACCTGCGTTGGGTGAATTCCGTACAAGAATATGTATTCAACAATGACAAAAAAACCCTCTCTGTGCAACAAGACCCTCATAAATGTGCCTTTGGAGTTTGGTATTACGGAGAAGGCAGAAAAGAAGCCGAAAAACTTTTCCCTGAACTTATTCCTTTATTAAAAAACATAGAAGCCTACCATTCTGCCATGCACCAGAGTGTTCCTACTATCATCAAATTTCATGAAGCAGGGGACACCGTGCAATCGGTAAAAACCTTTGAAGACATTACTCTAAAAAACTTATCAGGGCTGCGCGAAATTTTTACGAAAATTAGAAATATCCTGCAAACAGAATCAAATAAAACACTAGAAACACTAGCAAAAACTACAAAAAACTCTCTAAATATAACTTATATCGGCGTTGCTTTTGCTATTGTTTTAGCTGGTATTTTCTGGCTTATCATGTCAAAAATTATTACAAAACCAATTATTCAACTCTCTACCTTTGTTAACAACTTCTCAGCCGGCAAAGATACCTTACCTCTTGAATTAAACAGAGGCGACGAAATCGGTATTCTTTCAACCGGTCTCAACAATATGGTAGATAATATCACCACTATGTTGAAAAGTGCAGAAGAAAAAAATAAAGAAGTCCAAATGCACCTTGAACATGCAAAAACTGCTACTGAAAAAGCCAATCAGGCACTTTTAGAAGCAGAAAAAGCTAAAAAAGAAGGAATGCAACAAGCAGCGGATAGTCTCGAAAATATCGTTGAACAAGCCAACAATACTGCACATATTTTAGCAGAAAAAGTTATTCAAGCCCATAAAGGCTCAGAGTTACAGTGTATCAAACTTGCCGAGTCTTCAAGTGCCATGCATGAAATGACCAGTACGGTAATCGAGGTTTCACGAAACGCCTCTTTAGCCTCAAATAGTGCCTCAGAAACCAGACAAAATGCCGATAAAGGCTCAAGTATTGTAGACGCTACAATAAAAGCTATCTACGAGGTCAGTCAAAAGGCACAAGTTATGTCTCAAGAAATGAATGTCCTAGGCGAACAAGCCCAAGGAATAGGTCAAATCATGACTGTTATTACAGATATTGCCGATCAAACAAACTTACTGGCTCTTAATGCGGCGATAGAAGCAGCCAGAGCCGGAGAAGCCGGAAGAGGCTTTGCCGTTGTTGCCGATGAAGTTAGAAAACTCGCCGAAAAAACTATGGCAGCCACAAAACAAGTTGGCGACGTTATCAGAGAAATTCAAAAAAGCACAACCAACAACATACAAACTATGTCAGAAGCCGGCGTGGTTGTAATGAAAAGTTCAGATCTGGCAAAAGAAGCCGGACAAGCCCTTGTTGATATTGTAAAAATAGCCGAAGCGACCTCAGATAAAGTATTATCTATCGCCACGGCAAGCGAAGAACAATCGCAAGCAAGTGAAGAAATAAACCAAGGCATGTCGGCAATTCACAGATTTGCTAACGAAAACACAGAGTTAATGGTTGATGCAACCAAATTAGTAGAAGAGTTATCACAACTTAACGAATCTATTTCTTCGCTCGTTACTGAATTTAAAAAGTCATAA
- a CDS encoding ATP-binding protein: MKQLRNIVEINEELCNGCGLCVLGCMEGAIEIIDGKAKLVKEIYCDGLGACLSHCPTGALKVIQRKAEAFDEKATIEYLKTKKTQSCLSTAQNKPLDKTGEKLNGSLNNWPFKIHLVSPDAEFLKNADILICADCAVALAKNFHAEYLQHKVLLLACPKLENFDNYQPKLEAIFKNANMRSCTVLRVEVPCCRGLAAAVENAIKTSGSKIKAKHIILTREGKEALSPFL; this comes from the coding sequence ATGAAACAACTACGCAATATTGTTGAAATTAATGAAGAACTCTGTAACGGTTGCGGGCTTTGTGTACTTGGTTGTATGGAAGGGGCAATAGAAATTATCGACGGCAAGGCAAAACTTGTTAAAGAAATCTATTGCGACGGGCTTGGTGCCTGTTTAAGTCATTGTCCAACGGGTGCATTAAAAGTAATTCAGCGAAAAGCCGAAGCTTTTGACGAAAAAGCAACCATTGAATATTTAAAGACAAAGAAAACACAAAGTTGCCTCAGCACGGCACAAAACAAGCCTCTTGATAAAACAGGGGAAAAACTTAACGGCAGTCTCAATAACTGGCCTTTTAAGATACACCTTGTTTCCCCTGACGCCGAGTTTTTGAAAAATGCCGATATACTAATCTGTGCAGATTGTGCGGTAGCTTTGGCAAAAAACTTTCATGCGGAATATCTTCAACACAAAGTTCTGCTGTTAGCTTGTCCAAAGCTTGAAAACTTTGATAATTACCAGCCAAAACTTGAGGCGATCTTTAAAAATGCCAATATGCGTTCGTGTACTGTTTTACGAGTAGAAGTCCCTTGTTGCAGAGGGTTGGCTGCTGCGGTAGAAAATGCCATAAAAACTAGCGGTTCAAAAATAAAAGCCAAGCATATTATTTTAACCAGAGAAGGAAAAGAGGCACTTAGCCCCTTTTTATAA
- a CDS encoding integration host factor subunit alpha — MNATTLTKADLVDGIYENVNRNRAEVKDIVEDLLNIMKNSIKKDHALLISGFGKFEAYGKTARRGRNPQTDESITLPPRKVVVFRLSRKFREELNG, encoded by the coding sequence ATGAATGCAACGACTTTAACAAAGGCTGATTTAGTAGACGGAATTTACGAAAATGTTAATCGTAACCGTGCTGAAGTAAAAGATATTGTTGAAGATTTACTCAACATTATGAAAAATTCTATAAAAAAAGATCATGCCTTGTTAATTAGCGGTTTCGGAAAGTTTGAAGCTTACGGAAAGACTGCTCGCAGAGGCAGAAACCCTCAAACTGATGAGTCTATTACTTTACCTCCGCGTAAAGTTGTTGTATTTAGACTTTCTCGTAAGTTTAGAGAAGAGCTAAACGGCTAA
- a CDS encoding HIT family protein — translation MQKQPLNQDCIFCKIISGIIPSSKVFENETILAFLDVSPIKPGHTLIIPKGHYENLLDLPEQYYSELIKISQKIGKSIIESGLGTGFNLVQNNFPSAGQVVMHAHWHIIPRNDSDGLYCWAGNQYKDTNQMLEIANKLSSLIK, via the coding sequence ATGCAAAAACAGCCATTAAACCAAGATTGTATTTTTTGCAAGATCATATCAGGGATTATTCCTTCTTCAAAGGTTTTTGAAAATGAAACTATTTTGGCATTTTTAGACGTAAGTCCGATTAAACCCGGGCATACTTTAATTATTCCCAAAGGACATTATGAAAATCTTTTAGACTTGCCCGAACAATATTATTCTGAATTAATTAAGATTTCTCAGAAAATCGGCAAAAGCATTATTGAGAGCGGTTTAGGAACAGGCTTTAACTTAGTGCAAAATAACTTTCCTTCTGCCGGGCAAGTAGTAATGCACGCTCATTGGCATATTATTCCTCGCAATGATTCTGATGGGCTTTATTGTTGGGCGGGCAATCAATATAAAGATACAAATCAAATGCTTGAAATTGCAAATAAACTTTCAAGTTTAATAAAATAA
- a CDS encoding radical SAM protein, with protein MFFNAPDNKKKETILPFFLPYAGCKQRCIFCAQEKQTGIKTLKPFNLKDETQRLDIFLSAYQKKTQTLKNKNVELAFYGGTFTALPNEAQLALLKTTQKYHNNVENGFLSNIRCSTRPDSIEKDWLITLKSFGLSMIELGIQSFSDEVLNAVRRGYSAKQAISACEIVKNSGLNLGIQLLPNLPRQTPTMFLNDLDWVKRLKPKSLRLYPCQVIKGAELETVWQKKEFKIWNLPLITILFSQAQLMAWENKITIIRMGLSPEPELEKATIAGLNHPALGQIIRSQALLAFISQKIIYYKALHKSKINKIFIPKRYQGELFGHANKLEAIYQTLGITRCKIKFWQNNFFMLN; from the coding sequence ATGTTTTTCAACGCTCCGGACAATAAAAAAAAAGAAACTATTTTGCCGTTTTTTTTACCTTATGCCGGTTGCAAACAAAGATGCATTTTTTGTGCTCAAGAAAAACAAACAGGTATAAAAACGCTTAAACCTTTTAATTTAAAAGACGAAACTCAACGTTTAGATATTTTTTTATCAGCATATCAAAAAAAAACTCAGACTCTTAAAAATAAAAACGTAGAACTCGCTTTTTATGGCGGAACTTTTACCGCCCTGCCAAACGAAGCTCAACTCGCCCTTTTAAAAACGACACAAAAATATCATAACAATGTTGAAAACGGTTTCTTAAGTAATATTCGCTGTTCCACAAGACCAGACAGTATCGAAAAAGATTGGCTTATTACCTTAAAAAGTTTTGGGTTAAGCATGATCGAACTTGGCATTCAAAGTTTTTCTGACGAAGTTCTCAATGCGGTTCGCAGGGGCTATTCTGCAAAACAGGCAATAAGTGCCTGTGAAATAGTAAAAAACTCCGGCTTAAACTTGGGTATTCAGCTTTTACCAAACTTACCCAGACAAACCCCAACCATGTTTTTAAACGACCTTGATTGGGTCAAAAGGCTCAAACCAAAATCATTACGCCTTTATCCCTGTCAGGTAATCAAAGGTGCCGAGCTTGAGACGGTTTGGCAGAAAAAAGAATTTAAAATTTGGAACCTTCCCTTAATCACAATCTTATTCAGTCAAGCTCAATTAATGGCGTGGGAAAATAAAATAACAATTATCCGCATGGGCTTGTCTCCTGAACCCGAGCTTGAAAAAGCAACAATAGCAGGATTAAACCACCCCGCTCTTGGGCAAATTATCAGAAGCCAAGCTTTATTAGCTTTTATAAGTCAAAAAATTATCTATTATAAAGCCTTACATAAAAGCAAAATTAATAAAATTTTTATCCCCAAACGTTATCAAGGCGAACTTTTTGGACACGCCAATAAACTCGAAGCAATCTATCAAACACTCGGTATCACACGTTGCAAGATAAAATTTTGGCAAAACAATTTTTTTATGCTCAACTAA
- a CDS encoding tetratricopeptide repeat protein — protein sequence MSNHIDYEINKELGECYLHMGDYDKAEEYYQKAAQSADDIAAPFLGLATIYVQRGDYDAAYAQYSKAAGIEKSDKALAGMGLVQMERKDYDAAYANFKQALEINPENMVAMNCLVQIAHVQGRLSELVTVLENCLKIKESDAVNFTLAGCLVALGRKEEAKKYLQAIMAQNPKHEAAQTLLANIA from the coding sequence ATGAGCAATCATATTGATTATGAAATTAACAAAGAATTGGGCGAATGTTATTTACACATGGGCGATTATGATAAAGCTGAAGAATATTATCAAAAAGCTGCCCAGAGTGCTGATGATATTGCAGCTCCTTTTTTAGGTTTAGCAACTATTTATGTGCAACGTGGTGATTATGATGCTGCTTATGCCCAATACAGTAAAGCCGCCGGCATTGAAAAAAGTGATAAAGCTTTAGCCGGAATGGGTTTAGTACAAATGGAACGCAAAGATTATGATGCGGCCTATGCTAATTTTAAACAAGCCCTTGAAATTAATCCTGAAAACATGGTTGCTATGAACTGTTTAGTTCAAATTGCTCATGTTCAAGGTCGCTTGTCTGAGCTTGTAACTGTTCTTGAAAACTGCTTAAAGATAAAAGAAAGTGATGCTGTAAACTTTACTTTAGCCGGTTGTCTTGTCGCTTTAGGGCGTAAAGAAGAAGCAAAAAAATATTTACAGGCGATTATGGCTCAAAACCCTAAACACGAAGCCGCACAAACCCTGCTTGCAAATATTGCCTAA
- the flgB gene encoding flagellar basal body rod protein FlgB, whose translation MKTLFEPHLALAGRVLDMQLERQNVVMSNLANIQTPGYKSKELHFEKELQSALGIDARGKMSRTSPRHLPSVFNPNTFEADLNTQFEPRVIDGLDAVNLDKEMAAMAKNSLQYNTLTTVIKSGYDGVKNIIQEGQK comes from the coding sequence ATGAAAACACTATTTGAACCCCACTTGGCTCTTGCAGGCAGAGTTCTCGACATGCAACTTGAGCGTCAGAATGTTGTCATGAGTAACCTCGCAAATATACAGACCCCGGGATACAAGTCAAAAGAGCTTCATTTTGAAAAAGAACTTCAATCAGCCTTGGGAATTGATGCAAGAGGTAAAATGAGTCGAACCTCTCCACGCCACCTACCGTCAGTATTTAACCCCAACACTTTTGAAGCAGACTTAAATACACAGTTTGAACCACGTGTCATTGATGGTCTTGATGCTGTTAATTTAGATAAAGAAATGGCGGCTATGGCTAAAAATTCTCTACAATATAACACACTCACAACCGTAATTAAAAGTGGCTATGACGGTGTAAAAAACATCATACAAGAAGGACAAAAATAA
- the flgC gene encoding flagellar basal body rod protein FlgC: MDFMTALDIGASALSADRTYLNIISMNLANVKTTRTAEGGPYRRKSVVMAATDVDSSFSRQMQSALDRELKGVRVMDIVADKRPEKEIYEPGHPDANQDGIVKYPDINVVEEMAHMMTVQRNYEANVATMDTVKAMYNKALEIGR, translated from the coding sequence ATGGACTTTATGACTGCTCTTGATATAGGTGCTTCTGCTCTTTCTGCTGATCGTACCTACTTAAATATTATTTCCATGAACCTTGCCAACGTTAAAACAACCAGAACAGCCGAAGGCGGACCTTATCGCAGAAAATCGGTAGTTATGGCGGCAACAGATGTAGACAGCTCTTTTAGTCGACAAATGCAAAGTGCCTTAGACAGAGAACTAAAAGGCGTAAGGGTAATGGATATAGTCGCCGACAAAAGACCGGAAAAAGAAATATACGAACCCGGACACCCGGACGCCAACCAAGACGGAATAGTTAAATATCCCGATATTAACGTAGTTGAAGAAATGGCACACATGATGACTGTTCAAAGAAATTATGAGGCCAACGTAGCGACGATGGATACCGTTAAAGCTATGTATAACAAAGCCTTAGAAATAGGTAGATAA
- the fliE gene encoding flagellar hook-basal body complex protein FliE translates to MGFNNNTQNTALKAYSEAQANFDRADRSNRSQMLQTKTIPVNSFEETFKSSLNTVNNMQREKNTMIEAFASGEQQNVHELMIALQKAGLAMNMTTAVRNKLMDAYRELSKVQF, encoded by the coding sequence ATGGGTTTTAACAATAACACACAAAATACGGCTCTAAAAGCCTATTCCGAAGCTCAGGCAAATTTTGACAGAGCAGATAGATCTAACCGCTCTCAAATGTTGCAAACTAAAACCATACCGGTAAACAGCTTTGAAGAAACTTTTAAAAGTTCTCTAAATACCGTCAATAATATGCAACGAGAAAAAAATACCATGATAGAAGCTTTTGCCTCTGGTGAACAACAAAATGTTCATGAATTGATGATTGCTTTACAAAAAGCCGGCTTAGCCATGAATATGACAACGGCTGTACGTAATAAGCTGATGGACGCCTATCGTGAACTCAGCAAGGTTCAGTTTTAA
- the fliF gene encoding flagellar basal-body MS-ring/collar protein FliF — MSFNTVLEQLKNFWSRFTTSQRFLISFLAVAFVVAFAALVWWVGQPDYQVLYSNLAQEDAGRIVKVLQAEKVSYRLENGGTTISVPSNLVYETRLKIAGEGTVQGQGVGFEIFNDVKVGQTDFIQKINYQRALQGELARTISEFPSVESARVHLVIPRRSLFVEEKLQPSASVVIKLREGSKIDPKEVQAIVNLVTMSVEGMDRNRITVADSGGRILFEPAEDGSLVGTSSTQLDHRLSVQQSIERRIEEMLTPIIGQGKVIAKVNADLDFSQRTFRKELFDPDKTVVRSEQRSEESTQGQSNLNAGVPETNFRGDGLGNGQSNQASNRESRTTNFEINKEEQSIVGQVGEITRLSVAVIVDGVYNTNPDTNETVFSPRSDEEMKRIKSLIASAVGFDSARGDSIEVSSIAFSESESLPDLSVGEVMSDYALRFGKPFLNALLIFLFLVMVVRPVVLALIRPKVEGEMLEGLEGLPMGEERLALIEGIAESEVFEAIQKIEDIKAHALQLSEQNMEQAVSIIRQWSKEPEGAKGAKR; from the coding sequence ATGTCTTTTAATACAGTGCTTGAACAACTTAAAAATTTTTGGTCTCGTTTTACGACCTCTCAACGTTTTCTTATAAGTTTTTTGGCAGTCGCCTTTGTTGTTGCTTTTGCCGCTTTGGTTTGGTGGGTAGGTCAACCCGACTATCAAGTACTCTATAGTAATCTGGCACAAGAAGATGCCGGACGCATAGTGAAAGTGTTGCAGGCAGAAAAAGTTTCATATCGACTTGAAAACGGGGGAACAACCATTAGCGTTCCTTCAAATCTGGTTTATGAAACAAGATTGAAAATAGCCGGAGAAGGTACTGTTCAAGGACAAGGCGTTGGCTTTGAAATATTTAACGATGTAAAAGTCGGACAAACCGATTTTATTCAAAAAATAAACTATCAAAGAGCCTTACAAGGCGAACTCGCAAGAACTATTTCAGAATTTCCAAGCGTTGAATCAGCCAGAGTCCACCTTGTTATTCCACGTCGTAGCCTCTTTGTTGAAGAAAAACTTCAACCCTCTGCATCAGTAGTTATAAAGCTCAGAGAAGGCTCAAAAATAGACCCAAAAGAAGTTCAAGCTATCGTTAACTTAGTTACCATGTCTGTTGAAGGTATGGATAGAAACCGCATCACAGTAGCGGACTCAGGCGGAAGAATCTTATTTGAACCGGCAGAAGACGGAAGCTTAGTCGGAACAAGCTCGACTCAACTTGATCATAGATTATCAGTACAACAAAGTATAGAACGCCGCATTGAGGAAATGCTTACCCCCATTATCGGTCAGGGAAAAGTAATTGCTAAGGTTAACGCCGACCTCGATTTTAGCCAACGTACATTCAGAAAAGAACTTTTTGACCCCGATAAAACCGTTGTACGCTCTGAACAAAGAAGCGAAGAATCAACCCAAGGGCAATCAAACTTAAATGCCGGTGTTCCGGAAACTAACTTTAGAGGTGATGGACTCGGAAACGGACAAAGCAACCAAGCTAGCAACCGTGAATCTCGTACCACCAACTTTGAAATTAACAAAGAAGAACAAAGCATAGTCGGTCAAGTCGGTGAAATAACAAGATTAAGTGTTGCCGTTATTGTTGACGGAGTTTATAACACAAACCCCGATACCAACGAAACAGTTTTCAGCCCTCGCTCAGATGAAGAAATGAAACGCATTAAGTCTTTAATTGCCTCGGCTGTTGGCTTTGACAGTGCAAGAGGAGACAGTATAGAAGTTAGCAGTATTGCTTTTTCAGAAAGCGAATCTTTACCTGATTTAAGTGTTGGCGAAGTAATGTCTGATTACGCCTTACGCTTTGGCAAGCCATTCTTAAACGCCCTGCTTATCTTCCTCTTCCTTGTAATGGTTGTACGCCCTGTGGTCTTGGCTCTAATTAGACCAAAAGTCGAAGGCGAAATGCTTGAGGGGCTCGAAGGTTTACCTATGGGCGAAGAACGCTTAGCCCTTATTGAGGGAATAGCCGAATCTGAAGTATTTGAAGCAATTCAAAAAATAGAAGATATTAAAGCACACGCACTCCAGCTCTCTGAGCAAAACATGGAACAAGCTGTAAGCATTATTCGCCAATGGTCAAAAGAACCAGAAGGAGCAAAAGGTGCAAAACGATAA
- the fliG gene encoding flagellar motor switch protein FliG: MQNDNNSTLNGLQKTAVLLLTLGDKFAAEVFKRMERQEIAAISKAIVAIDVVPKEEVEAVLREFHYSMISGREEVRGGSETVKRLLLKNLDSDTSKYVIDTLGLSSSTAPFRDIANISPRFLAQILRNEHPQTLALLLGHLAPEQASGLLQNLPAGSRSEILMRLARLEAVSDEMLAAVDKVLQSQVIAMGGKEGRKVGGVQSVAEILNSCDRATEEEVLAEIEEEAAQMAEDIRNLMFVFEDVKALDDRSVRELLKEISNEDMTMALRGASDELKEIFFKNMSERASAMIREDLEIMGPTKLADVEAAQQNIVKAVRKLEGEGKVVVSRGGGDVFV, encoded by the coding sequence GTGCAAAACGATAATAACTCCACCTTAAACGGATTACAAAAAACCGCTGTTTTATTATTAACCTTAGGCGACAAATTTGCAGCAGAAGTATTTAAACGTATGGAGCGTCAAGAAATTGCCGCAATCTCAAAAGCCATAGTAGCTATTGATGTTGTACCCAAAGAAGAAGTAGAAGCTGTTTTAAGAGAGTTTCATTATAGCATGATCAGCGGACGCGAAGAAGTACGCGGTGGTTCTGAGACTGTTAAACGCTTACTCTTGAAAAACCTTGACAGCGATACAAGCAAGTATGTTATCGATACGCTTGGTTTAAGTTCAAGTACTGCTCCTTTTAGAGATATAGCCAATATCAGCCCTCGTTTCCTTGCTCAAATATTAAGGAACGAACACCCGCAAACTCTGGCTCTTTTACTCGGACACTTAGCACCGGAACAAGCATCAGGTTTATTACAAAACCTTCCTGCCGGTTCTCGCTCAGAAATATTAATGCGTTTGGCAAGATTAGAAGCTGTTTCTGATGAAATGCTCGCCGCTGTTGATAAAGTATTACAAAGTCAGGTTATTGCCATGGGCGGAAAAGAAGGACGCAAAGTCGGTGGTGTTCAATCTGTTGCCGAAATACTTAACTCATGCGACAGGGCAACCGAAGAAGAAGTCTTGGCAGAAATCGAAGAAGAAGCCGCTCAAATGGCAGAAGACATCAGAAACCTCATGTTCGTATTCGAAGATGTCAAAGCGCTTGATGATCGTTCTGTACGTGAACTCTTAAAAGAAATCTCAAACGAAGATATGACTATGGCACTCAGAGGTGCTTCTGATGAATTAAAAGAAATCTTCTTTAAGAATATGTCCGAACGTGCCTCCGCAATGATCAGAGAAGATCTTGAAATTATGGGACCAACCAAACTCGCTGATGTTGAAGCGGCACAACAAAATATTGTTAAAGCCGTTCGCAAACTTGAGGGAGAAGGAAAAGTCGTTGTTAGCCGCGGAGGTGGTGATGTCTTTGTCTAA
- a CDS encoding FliH/SctL family protein has protein sequence MSLSNQNINTEAMPLNQAAVPINQTSKTHGSSTVFMGPNPLLEVSLKNLSGSSNAKIWDEKTEKEYLERIKKQAIAKATEIIRDAKAESEQLYKDAKEKGYTDGLSEAKNELEEFRKELGANVGSVIEAIQGQSSKIFDKYREDLVILTKQAVEKILAYELSEEKKLVLEKLFREAMLKLDNRNNVIIKVNPDDEFIINDIISSASLKYPDLKIWRVQADSNIQSGGILLETQDSLIDNRIESRTQIVKEVLDSLNLNENIL, from the coding sequence ATGTCTTTGTCTAATCAAAATATTAATACAGAGGCAATGCCGTTAAATCAGGCTGCTGTCCCAATAAATCAAACTTCAAAAACACATGGTTCAAGCACGGTTTTTATGGGACCAAACCCCTTGCTTGAAGTATCGCTAAAAAACTTAAGCGGTAGTTCAAATGCAAAAATCTGGGACGAAAAAACAGAAAAAGAATATTTGGAACGTATCAAAAAACAAGCTATCGCTAAAGCTACTGAGATTATTAGAGATGCGAAAGCAGAATCTGAACAACTCTATAAAGATGCCAAAGAAAAAGGCTATACTGATGGTTTAAGCGAAGCTAAAAACGAGCTTGAAGAATTTAGAAAAGAGCTTGGGGCAAACGTAGGGTCTGTGATTGAAGCCATACAAGGACAAAGTTCTAAAATCTTTGATAAATATAGAGAAGATTTGGTAATTTTAACCAAACAAGCCGTAGAAAAAATTCTTGCTTATGAATTATCAGAAGAAAAGAAACTTGTTTTGGAAAAGCTCTTCCGAGAGGCAATGCTCAAACTTGATAATAGAAATAATGTTATTATTAAGGTTAACCCTGATGATGAATTTATTATTAATGATATTATAAGTAGTGCTTCTTTAAAATATCCCGACTTAAAAATATGGCGAGTACAAGCAGACTCGAATATTCAAAGCGGTGGAATTTTACTGGAAACTCAAGATTCTTTAATAGACAACAGAATAGAAAGTCGAACTCAAATAGTTAAAGAAGTTTTAGACAGCCTGAACCTTAATGAAAATATTCTATAA